Genomic window (Rosa chinensis cultivar Old Blush chromosome 6, RchiOBHm-V2, whole genome shotgun sequence):
TAAGAGCAAAACACCAAAAGTAACCATTAGAATTAATCTGAAATAAGACAAAATGTTAACAGTTCTATTATTAACTGGCTCCAAAAATTTGAATGTTTCTCCCCAACATACCATTATTGCTTTTGAATTGGAAAATCTACAAATCAAGCGCCCCCGAAAGCCCCAAAGAATTATATATACGAGGCGACCAAAAAGATATGATTGGGGAAAAACATAACTGCACTTCGGTATTTGATCCAGAAATAATGACACTGTCATTGAAAAGGAGGGCCTTATGTTAGAGACTGTACACCTTTTTTAATGAAGCTTTGCAACTTGCACGAATCAGAATCAGTTTCTGTCAACGACCTCTGCTGGCAAGTTCAGATCAAAAAAGCCACCTCCAGAACCCTCCTTCCTTGCACGCTTCCGAGAAGAGCAGCCACTCTCAAATGAACTTCCAGAACCTGAGGGATGTTCTGGTTCCATTGATCCTCCTACATCAGGAGTGAGACAGCAAACCTTACACATGTTAGCCTCAGTTATCTTCTACTTTGCATCATGTTCTATGCATGATCAAATGCATTAAGAAATTCTTTTTCATCTGAACTTGGAAGAAATGGAACATTGCTGGTCTGCACGCCTAAGAAATTTCTTTTAGTAAGTTGTACCCCAAGCAAACGTAACTATAGCTAcattgaagggaaaaaaaatgacTACCGCATAGCAAGGTTTTATGGGTATAAGttacaaaaaagaaagattagACAGTTTAGACATCTAAAGTAGAGCATTTATAAATGGCCAGTCTCTTTCCAACAAAAGAAAGGGACTATGGTAATTCAGGGTTGTTTACAAGTATTTCTTCTTATGAGTTATAGTATTAGATTGTAGTTATTTATCAGGTAAGGAAACACATTGCAGATTCATGCATGAATGATAGTCATGTGAAACATTTCAAGGCCCGTAAACAGCAGCAAAACAGAACATAAGCTAACATAAAACAAGGAAAGACCCATAAACATTAGGCTACACCTGGGCTTACGAGCTATTGTTGGCTGATGGGTATACATGCTCAACTCAAATGCTGATAACATAACTTCACGAAAATCAAATTATATATTACAAGGTTCTTTAAACAATCAATGTAACCATACAAACATACCAAGGACATTTGGAAGCAGATCAGCAATTTGTCACAACAGACCACGCTAATAGGGGCACAAAAATTGTTGATTTTCCACTGGAACAAAGACTTATAATTTCGAACAAACTATTCACCAAAATGCTTAAAAGCATcacttattataaaaaaaataaatacataaataaatGTGCCACTAGCTGGATTGACAAGTACTAGCCATCCTTCTAATTTGTTTATTACTTTATTGGTTTCCAGGCATAGAAATAACAAAGGGAGGGACAAAAATTCATGGAATCAACTTACCATTTGTTCCACAATGGAGTTCTGATGCCTTCTCTATGCCCTTTGACCTGTAAGGAGCTATATTGTGGTGGATACCGAGTTGCACAGAACCCAATAAATCATTCTCAATACAATCATACCTGCATTTGGTTTTATAAACAAGTTTAGGGGAATCCCACATGTAAATGAATACTGTCATAAATGCATGTTATAGATATATCTACATACTTATACATACACATCAACATCTTTTTTAGCAGTCATACTCACATTTTCTGACAGAGTTTGTCTGTGACTACTGAGAGATTGATCACTTGCATCCTTACTTCCATAACTTTATCCTCGTCATAATTATCAAATGGCTCCTCCAAAAACTTGGACAGTTTTTCAACATTTTCCTcaagctgctgctgctggtcCTCAAAcaaattttgttttatttccctTTCCTCCTTTGTCATCTGATCCTTAAACAGCTCCTCACCGAACATATAAAATGCAAAAGGATATGAATATGAAAGAACCCGCCTTGACCTAAAAAGTCTGGAGAGTCCATTCGTTACCCAGCTGAAATCTCTGTTCTTCGATTCCCTCAATTCTGAAATTGATACCTTCTCTTGTATAGTCTCCTTCAACTTACTTTCAAGCTTGATTGAATCAGTATGAGCTTTATAACGGTTGTGATAGTGCATATACCGATAAAGATCTCGCTTTGCCCGCTCAGCGTTTTTCTCTTTGTCTTCTTTGTATCGCCCACAGCTATGACCTGCAATACTTGACCATGTATGGTCTCGGCCAGTAGCTCCACCACAAAGCCAACTGCATCCAGAGGAAAGAAATTACAAATCCCAGAGAGAAAGTCtgcttatattttattttaataatactTAGTATGACAAGAATATGCACAAAATGATTAAAATAACAGAGAACAGAGATAGATAAGCACAAATATTAGTGGGAAGCAGGATGGGGGGGGGGGTGGAAATGAAAATGACCCTCACCAAAATGCTTGCCCACAGATACAACTCACAAGGTTGCAGCCACCATTCTTCTCTACAGGTTTGTGACACTTAGGACAAGGTTTAGTATGGACTGTGATCCAATTAACTGTCTCAGATTCATCTCGGCATTTCTTGGCCCAAAGCTCCCACATCAAACATGAACAAGGTGAGTGGGCTTGTGATGAACAACGAAAACAAAACTGAAGACCGCAAGAACATTCAATCTCACAAAATTCATCATCCTCCACTCTTATTGCATTTCCACAATGAGGAGTGCTTGGGCACCACTTAACCCTTTTATTATCCTCAATGTATGACTCTAGAAGAAACCGATCAAATTTCTCTGCAAGATTGGGGTGGCTCTTGCTAACTAGATTTCTAACAACGGCTTCATCACAAATGGCATTACATTTGTGAGCCATGCACCTAATGCGCTTACTTTGCCCATCATTTATCTTCACAACAAAATGCTCTGTCCAACCTACAAAAGATAGAGAATATTAAACTCACAACAGTAACCATATGATAAAGGGGGAAAAAATAAAGAGCAGCAAGAGAAAGTGTGCAAACATACACAAGCATAGACACATAAACATATAGTCAGCATTAAGACAATTCCCTTGCAAAGGATCCCCAAATTATTTTGTTTGGAAAACCATTCCAAAACATTGGATTAGTAAACTCATTGACAAAATTTAAATCAACAATAAGAACGGAAATCAAATACCGAATATGAGGAAACTTGTTATGATTCCAACAAATGCCACAATTATTACATTGTATGACTCCACAAGAAGAATATGGACTAATAAGATAAGAAAGTGCAAATAATGGGTAGATACTTACAGCCGTTGCAAAAGCAATGTCCACAGTCCATTTTAGTTGCCTCATTACTAGGTACATCCTCTATACAAATAGCACACATTATTGTGGGAGAAGGCAGCAGTGGTTCACTATCTTGATGTTCAACTACGGATACACCTGCTTCTGCAAACAAGAAAGCTCTTCCCTTCTCTACAAGCACTGCAAAAAGCTTCTCAACATCCCACCGGTGATGGATGAGTAAAGTTCGGGCATGGTGCTCCCTCAGAAATAGCAAGTCCATCACTCTACGCAAATCCTCCTTCTGCATTCAATGCAACCAAACTCAAACATAAATCTAAAAACTGTGATGAATTAGTGACGACAAAGAAACAGTACTAAAGACTATTCTTTTCCTACCTGTGCCACCAAAAGAGATTCTTTAGTAATCACCTGCAGGAGTACAACCAACAACAGGGTCAATATCCCAATTAAGCATCACAGTAAAAAcacaaaaggaagaaaagaaccCATAAAAGGAATCGTAATCCTTTGACATTATATCATACCGAAACACTCTGATCATCGTTACCCATTAAAATTCAGAAGAAACAAACTAATTACAACGACGATCAACCCTTTTTGGCAAGCAGAGTTACATCCCGATATGCATGATGAACCCAAAAAGCAAACCAAAGTTCGATTTTTTTTCGTGATCGAATAAGATAAACTGATAATAATGATTGCAAGGTAAAGATGAACAACCTTAGTTGTGGTGCCCTTAGGGGGAATCCAGGGAGTATCAGAGTCCTCGTTTTCAAGGCCATCGATGGACTCCTCGAGGCCTTCGATAGAGTAATCGTCTTCCTGATCGGAGGTATAGAACTCCTCATCGCTGCCCAGGCAATCGTCCTCCATTGATTCTAATCCCCcaaaaaaagatcaaaactttaggGAAAGTGGGCAGAGCCTGGTTGTTGTGCAATTCAATTAGGGCTTGAGTGCATGCATGTACAGCCCAATTGGGGATTGTTCGATTGGGGTTTTTCTGGGATTGAATTCAATTTTGGGTTGGATTGGGAATGGGGTTGTGAAAGACTAGGGCTTTGGGTGTAGGGGTGTGTGGAGCTACACGACGGCGTTTAGCTGATAGGGGAAGTAGGAGATCTAGTCGGAGTtgggcagaagaagaagaagagattggaaggaagtgaagtgaaaagaatgaaTGGCGATTACAATGGTACGAGAGACTTGCTTTATGGCTTTATGCCACCACTCTCCCTTCCCAACACGCAGAGTTTGTGTCACAAATAAACAACCCAATTGcaaatatatatagttatatagtgGTGTATTTCATACATTATCAATttaaggaaaataatttacTGCTCTGATCATTCAATTTGGTTATTTCTAACCGTTTGATCAGCCAATTTTTCTTTCCGATTTTGAACCTTTGTTTTTTCCGTGAGCAAGAAAAAATCTCACGTTTGATGCTCCTTTTCCCAAGTTAGGATTTTAATCCTAATAGGGGATGGAAATAACAAACCAATCAtttttatgttaccaaaattgtTGTTCGTTACGAGGGTATCGTCTGTAGAAATGTCGTCATGCTATGTTGGGAGGGTTTGAGTGGGGTATCATTGTTCATTTGGTGTTCAAGTTGTCGGGATCAAGTTTCGTTGTGGCACTACTGGTGCTCAATGTCACGCTACGGTTGGCTtcattaattgagaattttataAAAACATATTCGAAGAGACTTTGGATTGACTCATATCTATTTCGTACTGATGCATCGGTTACTTGGCCAGGGTCCGAATGGAGTTGTCTCGAACCTTCCTGCACCTCTACGTGACCTACTTCTTCTAGATTTTCAAGGCCATGCC
Coding sequences:
- the LOC112170495 gene encoding probable E3 ubiquitin-protein ligase ARI2 isoform X1: MEDDCLGSDEEFYTSDQEDDYSIEGLEESIDGLENEDSDTPWIPPKGTTTKVITKESLLVAQKEDLRRVMDLLFLREHHARTLLIHHRWDVEKLFAVLVEKGRAFLFAEAGVSVVEHQDSEPLLPSPTIMCAICIEDVPSNEATKMDCGHCFCNGCWTEHFVVKINDGQSKRIRCMAHKCNAICDEAVVRNLVSKSHPNLAEKFDRFLLESYIEDNKRVKWCPSTPHCGNAIRVEDDEFCEIECSCGLQFCFRCSSQAHSPCSCLMWELWAKKCRDESETVNWITVHTKPCPKCHKPVEKNGGCNLVSCICGQAFCWLCGGATGRDHTWSSIAGHSCGRYKEDKEKNAERAKRDLYRYMHYHNRYKAHTDSIKLESKLKETIQEKVSISELRESKNRDFSWVTNGLSRLFRSRRVLSYSYPFAFYMFGEELFKDQMTKEEREIKQNLFEDQQQQLEENVEKLSKFLEEPFDNYDEDKVMEVRMQVINLSVVTDKLCQKMYDCIENDLLGSVQLGIHHNIAPYRSKGIEKASELHCGTNGGSMEPEHPSGSGSSFESGCSSRKRARKEGSGGGFFDLNLPAEVVDRN
- the LOC112170495 gene encoding probable E3 ubiquitin-protein ligase ARI2 isoform X4; amino-acid sequence: MEDDCLGSDEEFYTSDQEDDYSIEGLEESIDGLENEDSDTPWIPPKGTTTKVITKESLLVAQKEDLRRVMDLLFLREHHARTLLIHHRWDVEKLFAVLVEKGRAFLFAEAGVSVVEHQDSEPLLPSPTIMCAICIEDVPSNEATKMDCGHCFCNGCWTEHFVVKINDGQSKRIRCMAHKCNAICDEAVVRNLVSKSHPNLAEKFDRFLLESYIEDNKRVKWCPSTPHCGNAIRVEDDEFCEIECSCGLQFCFRCSSQAHSPCSCLMWELWAKKCRDESETVNWITVHTKPCPKCHKPVEKNGGCNLVSCICGQAFCWLCGGATGRDHTWSSIAGHSCGRYKEDKEKNAERAKRDLYRYMHYHNRYKAHTDSIKLESKLKETIQEKVSISELRESKNRDFSWVTNGLSRLFRSRRVLSYSYPFAFYMFGEELFKDQMTKEEREIKQNLFEDQQQQLEENVEKLSKFLEEPFDNYDEDKVMEVRMQVINLSVVTDKLCQKMYDCIENDLLGSVQLGIHHNIAPYRSKGIEKASELHCGTNGLLSHS
- the LOC112170495 gene encoding probable E3 ubiquitin-protein ligase ARI2 isoform X2 — encoded protein: MEDDCLGSDEEFYTSDQEDDYSIEGLEESIDGLENEDSDTPWIPPKGTTTKVITKESLLVAQKEDLRRVMDLLFLREHHARTLLIHHRWDVEKLFAVLVEKGRAFLFAEAGVSVVEHQDSEPLLPSPTIMCAICIEDVPSNEATKMDCGHCFCNGCWTEHFVVKINDGQSKRIRCMAHKCNAICDEAVVRNLVSKSHPNLAEKFDRFLLESYIEDNKRVKWCPSTPHCGNAIRVEDDEFCEIECSCGLQFCFRCSSQAHSPCSCLMWELWAKKCRDESETVNWITVHTKPCPKCHKPVEKNGGCNLVSCICGQAFCWLCGGATGRDHTWSSIAGHSCGRYKEDKEKNAERAKRDLYRYMHYHNRYKAHTDSIKLESKLKETIQEKVSISELRESKNRDFSWVTNGLSRLFRSRRVLSYSYPFAFYMFGEELFKDQMTKEEREIKQNLFEDQQQQLEENVEKLSKFLEEPFDNYDEDKVMEVRMQVINLSVVTDKLCQKMYDCIENDLLGSVQLGIHHNIAPYRSKGIEKASELHCGTNGVQTSNVPFLPSSDEKEFLNAFDHA
- the LOC112170495 gene encoding probable E3 ubiquitin-protein ligase ARI2 isoform X3 gives rise to the protein MEDDCLGSDEEFYTSDQEDDYSIEGLEESIDGLENEDSDTPWIPPKGTTTKVITKESLLVAQKEDLRRVMDLLFLREHHARTLLIHHRWDVEKLFAVLVEKGRAFLFAEAGVSVVEHQDSEPLLPSPTIMCAICIEDVPSNEATKMDCGHCFCNGCWTEHFVVKINDGQSKRIRCMAHKCNAICDEAVVRNLVSKSHPNLAEKFDRFLLESYIEDNKRVKWCPSTPHCGNAIRVEDDEFCEIECSCGLQFCFRCSSQAHSPCSCLMWELWAKKCRDESETVNWITVHTKPCPKCHKPVEKNGGCNLVSCICGQAFCWLCGGATGRDHTWSSIAGHSCGRYKEDKEKNAERAKRDLYRYMHYHNRYKAHTDSIKLESKLKETIQEKVSISELRESKNRDFSWVTNGLSRLFRSRRVLSYSYPFAFYMFGEELFKDQMTKEEREIKQNLFEDQQQQLEENVEKLSKFLEEPFDNYDEDKVMEVRMQVINLSVVTDKLCQKMYDCIENDLLGSVQLGIHHNIAPYRSKGIEKASELHCGTNDQQCSISSKFR